DNA sequence from the Cohnella herbarum genome:
AGCCATCATGATGTTCTCCGTAGCGCCGACGCTAGGAAAATCCAAACTGATTTCGGCTCCTTTGAGACGACGGGCGGAGCAGACGATTCTGCTGCCCTTTTCTTCTATATTCGCACCAAGAGCCGCAAGACCGCGCAAATGCAAATCAATCTTTCTTTCGCCGATCGCGCACCCTCCCGGCTGGTAGAGCTGAGCTTCCCCGAAACGAGCGAGAAGCGGTCCCATCAAAAAGACCGATGATCGCATTTTCCGCATCAGCGTCTCCGGAATGTGAGAGGATGTCGCGACTGCCGAATCGACCGTCACTACCGCATCCTGATGTCGGGCCTTACACCCGAGATCCCGCAAAATGTCCAGCATGACTTCGATGTCAAGCAGCCTGGGAACGTTGCGGATCGTCACTTTTCCTTCCGCGAGTAAGCTGGCGGCCAAAATCGGCAAAGCAGCATTTTTGGCTCCGTGGATACGAATGGTGCCCGAAAGCGGCTGCCCGCCTTCAATCACCAAATTGTCCAAGGGTTTCACCTCCGGATTACCGCTCACCCAACAAGAGAACCTCCGGTACTAGTAGGATTCCATAAGTTTGTTCGATAGTGTGTTGTACTCGTCGTATGAGGGTGAGAACGTCCTCAGCCTTCGCACCGCCATGGTTGACGATAAAGTTAGCATGCACTTGGGAAACTTCCGCAGCGCCTTCGCGCAGCCCCTTTAATCCGGCCGCTTCGATGAGCCTCGCGGCATGATCGTTAAGCGGATTGCGAAAAACGCTGCCCGCGCAAGCCATTTGGAGCGGTTGGGTACGGCGTCGCCGGTCTTTATAAGTGGCCATCGCCGCCGCGATTTCCTTACGGTCTCCGTTCGCCAGCCGGAATACCGCTCGGGTAATAATCCCCCGCCGTTCCTGCAAAATGGAATGGCGATAAGAGAACTTCATCTCTTCTTTCCCAAATACATCCCGACTCCCGTCTTCCCAAATGATGTCGGCTGACTGTAAGATACGCGAAATGTCCGAACTATGGGCTCCGGCGTTCATGTACACGGCTCCGCCTACCGTTCCCGGAATTCCTCCCGCGAATTCCAAGCCGGTAAGGCCTTCCTTGCCCGACATGACCGACAGCTTGATGAACGAGTACGCCGCGCCTACAGACACCGTCTCGCCATCGAATCGTACTTCGTCGAAACCGTCGCCTAGCTTAATGACGGCTCCTCGAACCCCTTTATCGGATACCAGAGTATTCGATCCCCGACCGAGCATACACCAAGGTACGCCATGGCTTTGCAATATCCGCAAAGCTGCTGCGAGTTCATCCTCCGTCCCCGGGATCAGCAAAATATCCGCAGGTCCGCCGATTTTCCAAGTCGTATGTCCGGCAAGCGGTTCGTTCACCCGCACATGGCCGATTCCTGCTTGTTCTAGTTCAGCGACCAATCGTTGCATGGTGTTATCCTCCTTACGCGTCCTTCAGGGCTGCACGTTGCCGTCGTTACCGTCCGCCTCGGTTCGGCAGTCACGATCACGCTGTATCTTATGACGACTGGGCGGGGGTGGTGACAATCGCCCATTAGCTAGCTTTCCGAAGGACCTGATAGTTTATCTTTTTCGTTGTATACGAACGATCTGATCATAAATCGCGGCAGCCGCCTTAGGCATGCCCATTCCGCGCGAAGCCCGGGACATCGAGTCTCTGCGCACGGCATCGCCCATGATGGCGCTCATATGCCGGAATAACAATTCGCCGGTCAATTCCCGTTCCAGAATCATAATAGCCGCGCCTGCGTCCGCAAGGCTTCGAGCATTGGCCTCCTGATGATTATTCGTCACGTTAGGCGAAGGAATCAGGATGGACGGCAAGCCCAGCGAAGTAACCTCCGCCAAGAAGGATGCCCCGGCCCGACCGACGAATAAAGTCGCCGCGGCCAATACTTCAGGCATATTGTGAATATACGGAAGCACGTGCACCCGTTTAGAAGCCTCCGGGTTCAACCGATGGATTGCCGCTTCCGTTTCTTTGAAAAATCTTTCGCCGGTCACGAATACGAAGTGGGTATCCGTCATCTTGTGCAACATCGGCAACGTCTGCTCGATTGCTTGATTAATGGCTTTCGCTCCGCCGCTGCCGCCCACGACAAGCACGAACGGCGTACCGCTTGCTAAACCTAACGACGAGAAACCTTTGTTCCGATCCGCCTTCAATACCCTCGTAGCGCAAGGGTTTCCGGCGAACTCGACATCCGGACACTTCTCGAAGAGACCGACGGATTCGGAGAAGCTGACAGCGACTCCATCCACGTATCGGCTTAAAAACTTATTCGTAAGACCCGGAATGACGTTCTGTTCGTGAATAAGCGTCGGAATTCCGAGACGCGAAGCGGCGTAGACGACAGGGCCGCATACGTATCCTCCGGTTCCGACGACGACATCGGGCTTGAATTTTCTAAGTAATTGTTTAGAGCGACGCACGCCTTGCACAAAACGCATGACCGTCCGCACGTTCTCCCAAGACAGAGAACGGCGGAAGCCGGTAATCGTGACGTCTTCGAACGCGATGCCTTGCTCCGGAACGATCCGGCTCTCCAATCCGCGACTCGTTCCGATATAGAGCAAGGAAGAGCCGGGCTGTCTGGCCTCGACTTCGCGACCGATGGCCAATGCCGGGTAGATGTGTCCGCCCGTACCTCCTCCGGTTAATACGACACGCATGAACTTCACCTCGAATAACGGGATAAATTAAGTAAAATGCCAAGCGCCGTTAACAATAACGTCAACGACGAACCGCCATAGCTAACGAGGGGTAACGTAACCCCCGTAATGGGCAGCAACCCGATAACGACGCCGATGTTAATCAACACCTGAATGGCGAAAATGCCAACGATCCCCGTGGCGAGCAAACTGCCGAACGGATCCGATAACGTAATCGCCGTTCGCATTCCGCGCCATATGAGGAGCAGAAACAACATGATCAGCAAGGAACCGCCGATAAACCCGAGTTCTTCCGCGATAATAGAAAATATAAAATCCGTTTGCGGTTCGGGTAAGTAATTATATTTCTGTCGGCTCATCCCAAGACCCAAACCAACGAGCCCGCCCGGACCAATCGCGTACAACGACTGAATGGATTGATATCCCGCGCCTTGCGGGTCTTGCCAAGGATCCAGGAATGCCGTAATCCGTTGCAACCGATAGGGCGCTGCCGCTATTAACCCTACTAACCCTAGCACCCCTAGCAGCGCCAAACCGCCTAGATGGGCAAGTCGAGCCCCGGCGACGTAAATAGCTAGCAAGGCAGCGCCGATCATGACGGTGCCCGTCCCTAAGTCCGGTTGAAGCATGATCAGTCCGAACGCCGCTCCCAGAATCCCAAGCGGCGGAAGCAAACCCTTCGTGAAATTCGTGATCTGGTTTTGTTTCTCCGATAGCAGCTTCGCTATGAAAAAGATCATCGCTAGCTTCATAAACTCCGAAGGTTGAATGCCGAAAGAACCGATTCCGAGCCAGCTTCGGGCTCCTCCGCGCACGACGCCGAGTCCGGGAATCAATACGATAATCAGCATGCCGAAGCAAACAAGCAAAGCAGGGACGGCCCATTTGCGCCAGAACGTATATTCTACGTTCATCATAACGAACATCGAGACGATTCCAAGAACCGCGAACAAGAGTTGCCTCTTCACGTAGTAATAGGAATCTCCATAATCATGAAAAGCAGCGACAGCGCTGGCGCTATACACCATCACTACGCCAATGGCCAGAATGCCAAGCGTAGCGGCGATCATCCATACATCGGGAACGGAGCGGGTTTTGGCCATGAACCGGACACCTCACGGTTTGCAAAAGTGGGGACATGCCCCCTTCTACAACGTATGCGCCGATTGCTTAAAAATGCGACCTCGAACCTCATAGGATGGGAACATGTCCCAGCTTGCGCACGCGGGCGACAAAAGCACGATGTCTCCCGGCGCCGCCATGGCGGCTGCTTCCTTGACGGCTCGGCGAAGCGTTTGCTCGGCGTCCTCTTCAGGTTCGACGATTTTCACGCTTGTTAAACCGCCCAACGCCGCAACGCGGGCTATTTTCTCCCTCGTCTCTCCAATTACGGTCAATCCTTTCACCCTATCACGGAATATCGGCAAAAGCTCCATATAATCGGAACCTCTGTCCGAGCCTCCGGCGATAAGAATGAGAGGGGAAGGCAAAGATAAAATTGCCATCGTGGTCGCCATCGGATTCGTTGCCTTGGAATCGTTATAGAACTTAACGCCGCCAAAAGTTCCGACGTATTCCAAGCGATGTTCCACGCCTCGGAAGTTGCGCAGCGGCTCCGCCAACTGCTGCGGCTTCGCTCCCGCGGATAGAGCAATCGCGATCGCCGCCAAAGCGTTGGCCGTATTATGGCGTCCCGGAATGCCCAACTCGTCGACGCGAATGATTCGCTGCTCCAAACCGTCCTCGCCCCGATGGACGATCCATCTCTCTTGTTCAAGCTCTTCCTCGTCTTCAGTCGGACGAATCGCGGAATATGGCGGAATGACCATCGTTCCTTGCGCCAAAATCCGCGTAACGGAAAACGGAAATAACCGGCCATTGAAATCGGCAGCCAGCCTGCGACAAGTTTCGTCATCCTCGTTGTAAATGGCTATGTCGTCCGAAGTTTGATTCTCGAACAATTTCGCCTTCGAACCGACATAATCCTCCATCGAGCCATGATAATCCAAATGCGTCTCCGCAACGTTTAACAAACAGGCGATAGTCGGACGGAACTCCGACGTCCCCTTTAACTGGAAGCTGCTCAGCTCGGCAACGAGCCATCCATCCTCGGATACCTCTTGAGCGGCTTCGCTAAGCGGAATGCCGATATTGCCGGCGACAAGCGGCTTTAAGCCTGCCGCTTCCAGCAACACGCCGGTTAACGTGGTCGTCGTCGTCTTGCCGTTAGAACCCGTAATCCCGATCAGCGGTGCCGGAGAAATCTGGCCGGCCACTTCGACTTCGCTGATCACTTCGACCCCTAGTCTCAAGGCATCGACGATCGGCGGCGCCGCGTAAGGGATGCCCGGGTTCTTAACCAGCAACGCGGTTTCCTTCGTAACGAGCCCTTCAGGGTGATGCCCGCACACAACAGAAATGCCCAAAGCCGTCAGTTCATCGGCTTCAGGGCATTGTTCCAGCTCTTTTTTGTCGTTAACGGTCACTTCCGCTCCGACGCTGTGAAACAGTTTTGCAGCAGCTACGCCGCTTCTGGCCAAACCGAGCACGACGACTTGCCGTCCCCGGTAGGAAGTAAGTTGCTTCATCTCGTAATAGCCCCTTTATCGCTCTTAACTTACTTTATACAGTAACAATCCGGCTCCCGCCAGCAACAATCCGACGAACCAGAAAGTCGTAACGACTCTCCATTCCGACCAACCGGACAGCTCGAAATGGTGATGGATCGGACTCATCTTGAAAACGCGTTTGCCTCGCGTCTTAAACGAAGCGACCTGAATGATCACGGAGAGCATCTCGAGCACGAATACGCCTCCGATCACGATGAGCAGCAATTCCGTCTTCGTGAGGATCGCAACGGCGGCGATACCGCCTCCAAGACCGAGCGAGCCCGTGTCTCCCATAAAAATCTTCGCCGGATGCGCGTTGTATACAAGAAAACCTAACACGGCTCCGACGACGGCCGCGCTAAACACCGCCGATTGGGGCTGCGTCGCTTCCAAAGCGATGATCGCGAAAGCTCCGAACGCCAAGGCGCTTGTCCCGGACAGCAGTCCGTCGAGCCCGTCCGTAAAGTTAACGGCATTCGTAGACCCGAGGAACATGACGACGACGAGCAAGTAATACGCCCATCCCAAGTCGAAGGACCAATCCGTACCCGGAACGCCGATAACCGTACTATGATCCATTTTGTATAAAATATAACAGAAAATAGCGGAAAACAGCAGTTGACCGAATAACTTTTGTTTCGCGGTCAGTCCGAGCGAGCGTTTGAATACGATTTTAATGTAATCGTCCAGAAATCCGACCAGGCCGAATCCGAGACACGCGACTAACAGCGCCCAATATTCCAGCCCTTGATCGGCGAATCTCAAAAACGCGAGCGTCAAAGCGACCAAAATAATAATGCCGCCCATCGTCGGCGTGCCCGTCTTCTTTAAATGGGATTCCGGCCCATCGGTCCTTACCTGCTGTCCGAATTTAAGCCTGCGCAGGAGCGGAATGAAAAGAGGCCCGAATAACACCGATAACACGAAGGATACGCCTAAAGTCCAAAAAATCGAAGTATAATCCATTCCGTCACCCCCCGGCTCCTCTCTGTATTTTCGTAACGATTTCTTCCAAGCGCATTCCTCTTGAAGCTTTGACGAGTACCAAATCTTCAGGCGCCAGCTCTTCGATCAAATCGTTAGCCATGTCGTCCTTGTTCTCGAAGTAGCGCACGCAGCCTTCCGGATAATTCAGCGACGTTTCCTTGAAGGTTTCGCGCGACAACGGACCGTAAAGCAATACCCGATCGGCTTTGGTCTCGTTCAAGTAACGTCCGATTTCTCCATGCAGAGCAATTTCATCCGCTCCGAGCTCCAGCATATCTCCAAGCACGATCCATTTACACCGGTAGCCCGATAGTTCCGCAACGAGTCCGATCGCCGCCCGAACCGAAGTCGGGCTCGCATTGTAGGCGTCGTTAAGAACGACTGCCCCGTTATAAGCCACGCTTCGTTCGATTCGCATCCCGGTCAGATTCGCGGATTTGAGCCCTTCTCCGATGTCCTCGAACGACAATCCGAACAGCCGTCCGACGGCTATAGCCGCTAGAGCGTTCACGGCGTTGTGCCTTCCCGGTATCGGCAGCTCGAAGGAATGGTCCCCCTCCGCGCTGACCGTAAATTGCGTCCCTTCCGAGTTCACCCGAATATACCTTGCTACCCAGGCGTTACTTGGATTTTCGCCGAAGGTCACGAGATCGATCTGCTTATCCTGCGCTCTTGCGGCAAGTTCATCTTCCAGCAACGGCTCATCGCCGTTATAGACGAGCGTCCCTCCCGGCTTCAAGCCGTCCGTAATTTCCAGCTTCGCTCGGGCGATGTTCCTACGCGTTCCCAGTTGCAACAAATGAGACTCTCCGATGTTCGTAACGATAGCCGCATCCGGCTTCGCCATGGCCGACAGCAAGGAAATTTCTCCTTGTCCGCTCATCCCCATCTCCAGAACGAGCACTTCCGTATTCTCCGCCGCGCTTAAAACCGTGAGCGGCAATCCGATATGATTATTGAAATTCCCCTCTGTCTTATGTACAAGGAACCTTGTCGATAGAACGGAGGAAATCAGGTCTTTCGTCGTCGTTTTGCCGTTGCTGCCCGTAATCGCAACGACCTTGGCGGATAACCGGTTATTCAAGTATCCGACGGCTAGAGCTTGCAGCGCTTCTAACGTATTGTCTACCAGGACAAGAGGGACGTCTATCTCCGGCAAAGGAACGCTTCTGTCCCACAAAGCAGCGAAAGCTCCCGCATCCTTAGCCGTTCGAATATAATCATGGCCATCGAACCGTTCGCCGCGCAAAGGCACGAACAATTGTCCCGGCTGGATCTTGCGCGTATCGGTGGAGACGCCGGTCAACAGAACGTCGTCATTCCCGGCTAATCCGACAATCTCACCCGCTCCGCTCCATTCGCTTACTTCATGAACCGTTGCTCGCATCACAAGATTCGACTCCTTATCGCTTCTTTCGCCACGAGGCGATCATCGAAATCGTGCGTAATCCCGCCGATGATTTGATAGGTTTCATGGCCTTTCCCCGCAATCAATACTACATCGCCGGGGCTTGCCATTTCAACCGCTTTTTCGATCGCGATCCGCCTATCGGGCTCCAACTCGTAGCGATCCGGCGTAACGCCCGCCGCTTTCAACCCGGCCTCGATATCGCGAATAATCTCTTGCGGATTTTCCGTGCGCGGATTATCGCTGGTCACGATTAATTTATCGGCTAGCTCCGCCGCGATTCGCCCCATGATCGGACGTTTCGTCTTGTCCCGATCGCCTCCGCAGCCGAATACGCAAATGACTTCGCCCGTGGCCAATTCTTTGACGGTGTTCAGCACGTTCTCCAAACCGTCCGGAGTATGGGCGTAGTCGACGATAACTGCATACGGTTGCCCCTCGTTAACAGGCTCCACGCGACCCGGAACGCCTTCAATCCGCTCCAGGCTATGAATCGCGGCGTCAAAGTCGATCCCTTCGCACAAGGCGGCTCCGAGCGCCGCAAGCGCGTTATAAACGTTAAACAATCCGACCAGTCGCAATTCGACCTGACGGTTGCCTTTGAACGATTCTAGCCGGAACGAAGTTCCTCCGGCCGTGATCTTCACTTCGGAAGCTTTAAGATGGGAATCGTTCTTGATTCCGTATGTAAGCACCTCCGAAGCCGTCAGCTTGGCGAACCGCCCCGACGCTTCGTCGTCTCCGTTCAAAACCGCGAAAGTACGATCCTCCGGTTGATCGGAATACGTATTGCCCAGCCGGGAGAAAAACAGTCCCTTAGCCGCTTCATACGCCTCCATCGTCCCGTGGTAGTCCAAATGATCTTGAGTCAAATTCGTAAATACTGCCGTACGGAACCGACAGCCTTTGACTCTTCCCTGTTCCAATGCATGGGAAGACACCTCCATCACGCACCGTTCCGTTCCATTCTCGACCATAGAGCGGAAAATACGCTGCAGCTGAAGGACGTCCGGAGTCGTTCCCGACATCGGAAAACTTTGTCCGCCGTATCGGGTTTCGATCGTACCGATGACCCCGGCGGACACTCCCGCGTCCGCCCAGATTTGCTCGATCAAGTAAGACGTTGTCGTCTTCCCGTTCGTGCCGGTTATGCCGATCGGACGAAGCGTATGCGACGGCCTTCCGTAGAAGAAGTCCGCGATTTGCGCCAACGCCTGCCGGGTATTGGGCACGACGAGTTGCGCGGCGTCTATCGGCAGCTCTCTGGAAGTGACGAGCGCGGCGGCCCCTTGCTCGATCGCTTGAGCCGCGAAGTCGTGCCCATCCACCGTATGTCCGGGTAAGCAGAAAAACAAACATCCGGGCTCGATATGGCGCGAGTCGCTTTCCAAGCTCCGAATCGCAACCGAAGGATCTCCTATAATACGGGATAACAACAACTGTTGGGAGAGTTCTTTTAAATTCATTAACTTACGGCCTCCTGACGAACCTATCTACAATGTACACTCATTATGTTCCAATGACTCCTAATCATTCAAGTGGAAAAACGAACTTTAGTCCGATGCGCCTAGATAGATTCGAATAACCGAACCTTGATCAACCCGCGTTCCCGCTGCGGGAGCTTGCCTGATCACGGTGCTTCCGCTTCCAGAACTTGCTAACTGAAAGTTCGAATTCATATCCTCGTACAGATCGGATACCGTTTTGCCTACGAGATTCGGTACGGTCACGACTTTCGGCTCGCCGCTTCCGTATTTGAACTCTTTTTCCACTTGGGTCGTTCTTGGCTTAACTCCTAAATAAGGCAGCGCATCCGCCATAATATTGTGCACGATCGGCGCGGCGACGACTCCGCCGAACTGAATGCCTTGAGGGTTATCGACGGCAACGTACACGATCAATTGCGGATCGTCGGCAGGCGCGAAACCGATGAACGAGACGATATGTTCGTCCTTAGAGTATTTACCGTTCACGACCTTCTGCGCGGTTCCCGTCTTCCCGCCTACCCGGTATCCGTCCAGGAAAGCATTGCGCCCAGTCCCTTGCGCGACGACCTTCTCCAACGCCTCTCGCACCTTCTTGGACGTTTCCGGAGAAATCACCTGCCTCACCAGCTCAGGCTTCGTTTCTTCCAAAATCATTCCGGTTTCCGGTTGTATCCAAGATTTCGATACGAATGGCTTATATAACTTACCGCCGTTAATGGCGGCCGATACCGCGGTTATTTGTTGAATCGGCGTTACGGAGACGCCCTGACCGAAAGCCGTCGTAGCGAGCTCCACCGGTCCGACCTGTTTAGGTTTGAACATGATCCCGTTCTCTTCGCCTTTCAAGTCGATGCCCGTCTTCTTCCCGAAACCGAAATTATAGATATACGAAAATAGTTTCTCTTTTCCCAGCCGGTTGCCAAGCGTCACGAAACCCGGATTGCAGGAATTTTCGACGACTTCGAGGAACGATTGGCTGCCGTGTCCGCCCTTCTTCCAGCAGCGAAGCTTCGCCCCGGCTACTTCGATGTAACCCGGATCGTAGAAATGCTCGTGTTCCAAATCCACTTTCCCTTCCTCCAGCGCGGCGGCAAGGGTAATAATCTTAAAAGTCGATCCCGGCTCGTAAGTCATCCAGATCGGCAGGTTGCGATTGTAAACCTCGGCGGACACTTCTTGATAGTGGTCCGGCTGGAAAGTCGGACGGCTGCCCATCGCGTAGATTTCGCCGGTTTGCGGGTTCATGGCGATGGCGATCACGCTATTCGCTTGATACTGCAGCATCGCTTGATCCAGTTCGCGTTCGACGATCGATTGAACCGTCTGATCGATCGTAAGCTGCAATGACAAGCCGTCCTGCGGAGGCACGAATTTATCCGACGTTTGCGGCATTTTGCGTCCCGCGGCGTCCGCGAGCGATGATACGTTGCCCTTCAGC
Encoded proteins:
- the murB gene encoding UDP-N-acetylmuramate dehydrogenase, giving the protein MQRLVAELEQAGIGHVRVNEPLAGHTTWKIGGPADILLIPGTEDELAAALRILQSHGVPWCMLGRGSNTLVSDKGVRGAVIKLGDGFDEVRFDGETVSVGAAYSFIKLSVMSGKEGLTGLEFAGGIPGTVGGAVYMNAGAHSSDISRILQSADIIWEDGSRDVFGKEEMKFSYRHSILQERRGIITRAVFRLANGDRKEIAAAMATYKDRRRRTQPLQMACAGSVFRNPLNDHAARLIEAAGLKGLREGAAEVSQVHANFIVNHGGAKAEDVLTLIRRVQHTIEQTYGILLVPEVLLLGER
- the murG gene encoding undecaprenyldiphospho-muramoylpentapeptide beta-N-acetylglucosaminyltransferase → MRVVLTGGGTGGHIYPALAIGREVEARQPGSSLLYIGTSRGLESRIVPEQGIAFEDVTITGFRRSLSWENVRTVMRFVQGVRRSKQLLRKFKPDVVVGTGGYVCGPVVYAASRLGIPTLIHEQNVIPGLTNKFLSRYVDGVAVSFSESVGLFEKCPDVEFAGNPCATRVLKADRNKGFSSLGLASGTPFVLVVGGSGGAKAINQAIEQTLPMLHKMTDTHFVFVTGERFFKETEAAIHRLNPEASKRVHVLPYIHNMPEVLAAATLFVGRAGASFLAEVTSLGLPSILIPSPNVTNNHQEANARSLADAGAAIMILERELTGELLFRHMSAIMGDAVRRDSMSRASRGMGMPKAAAAIYDQIVRIQRKR
- the spoVE gene encoding stage V sporulation protein E, with amino-acid sequence MAKTRSVPDVWMIAATLGILAIGVVMVYSASAVAAFHDYGDSYYYVKRQLLFAVLGIVSMFVMMNVEYTFWRKWAVPALLVCFGMLIIVLIPGLGVVRGGARSWLGIGSFGIQPSEFMKLAMIFFIAKLLSEKQNQITNFTKGLLPPLGILGAAFGLIMLQPDLGTGTVMIGAALLAIYVAGARLAHLGGLALLGVLGLVGLIAAAPYRLQRITAFLDPWQDPQGAGYQSIQSLYAIGPGGLVGLGLGMSRQKYNYLPEPQTDFIFSIIAEELGFIGGSLLIMLFLLLIWRGMRTAITLSDPFGSLLATGIVGIFAIQVLINIGVVIGLLPITGVTLPLVSYGGSSLTLLLTALGILLNLSRYSR
- the murD gene encoding UDP-N-acetylmuramoyl-L-alanine--D-glutamate ligase, with amino-acid sequence MKQLTSYRGRQVVVLGLARSGVAAAKLFHSVGAEVTVNDKKELEQCPEADELTALGISVVCGHHPEGLVTKETALLVKNPGIPYAAPPIVDALRLGVEVISEVEVAGQISPAPLIGITGSNGKTTTTTLTGVLLEAAGLKPLVAGNIGIPLSEAAQEVSEDGWLVAELSSFQLKGTSEFRPTIACLLNVAETHLDYHGSMEDYVGSKAKLFENQTSDDIAIYNEDDETCRRLAADFNGRLFPFSVTRILAQGTMVIPPYSAIRPTEDEEELEQERWIVHRGEDGLEQRIIRVDELGIPGRHNTANALAAIAIALSAGAKPQQLAEPLRNFRGVEHRLEYVGTFGGVKFYNDSKATNPMATTMAILSLPSPLILIAGGSDRGSDYMELLPIFRDRVKGLTVIGETREKIARVAALGGLTSVKIVEPEEDAEQTLRRAVKEAAAMAAPGDIVLLSPACASWDMFPSYEVRGRIFKQSAHTL
- the mraY gene encoding phospho-N-acetylmuramoyl-pentapeptide-transferase, producing MDYTSIFWTLGVSFVLSVLFGPLFIPLLRRLKFGQQVRTDGPESHLKKTGTPTMGGIIILVALTLAFLRFADQGLEYWALLVACLGFGLVGFLDDYIKIVFKRSLGLTAKQKLFGQLLFSAIFCYILYKMDHSTVIGVPGTDWSFDLGWAYYLLVVVMFLGSTNAVNFTDGLDGLLSGTSALAFGAFAIIALEATQPQSAVFSAAVVGAVLGFLVYNAHPAKIFMGDTGSLGLGGGIAAVAILTKTELLLIVIGGVFVLEMLSVIIQVASFKTRGKRVFKMSPIHHHFELSGWSEWRVVTTFWFVGLLLAGAGLLLYKVS
- a CDS encoding UDP-N-acetylmuramoyl-tripeptide--D-alanyl-D-alanine ligase; the protein is MRATVHEVSEWSGAGEIVGLAGNDDVLLTGVSTDTRKIQPGQLFVPLRGERFDGHDYIRTAKDAGAFAALWDRSVPLPEIDVPLVLVDNTLEALQALAVGYLNNRLSAKVVAITGSNGKTTTKDLISSVLSTRFLVHKTEGNFNNHIGLPLTVLSAAENTEVLVLEMGMSGQGEISLLSAMAKPDAAIVTNIGESHLLQLGTRRNIARAKLEITDGLKPGGTLVYNGDEPLLEDELAARAQDKQIDLVTFGENPSNAWVARYIRVNSEGTQFTVSAEGDHSFELPIPGRHNAVNALAAIAVGRLFGLSFEDIGEGLKSANLTGMRIERSVAYNGAVVLNDAYNASPTSVRAAIGLVAELSGYRCKWIVLGDMLELGADEIALHGEIGRYLNETKADRVLLYGPLSRETFKETSLNYPEGCVRYFENKDDMANDLIEELAPEDLVLVKASRGMRLEEIVTKIQRGAGG
- a CDS encoding UDP-N-acetylmuramoyl-L-alanyl-D-glutamate--2,6-diaminopimelate ligase, giving the protein MNLKELSQQLLLSRIIGDPSVAIRSLESDSRHIEPGCLFFCLPGHTVDGHDFAAQAIEQGAAALVTSRELPIDAAQLVVPNTRQALAQIADFFYGRPSHTLRPIGITGTNGKTTTSYLIEQIWADAGVSAGVIGTIETRYGGQSFPMSGTTPDVLQLQRIFRSMVENGTERCVMEVSSHALEQGRVKGCRFRTAVFTNLTQDHLDYHGTMEAYEAAKGLFFSRLGNTYSDQPEDRTFAVLNGDDEASGRFAKLTASEVLTYGIKNDSHLKASEVKITAGGTSFRLESFKGNRQVELRLVGLFNVYNALAALGAALCEGIDFDAAIHSLERIEGVPGRVEPVNEGQPYAVIVDYAHTPDGLENVLNTVKELATGEVICVFGCGGDRDKTKRPIMGRIAAELADKLIVTSDNPRTENPQEIIRDIEAGLKAAGVTPDRYELEPDRRIAIEKAVEMASPGDVVLIAGKGHETYQIIGGITHDFDDRLVAKEAIRSRIL
- a CDS encoding stage V sporulation protein D gives rise to the protein MKISQVTVRKRLYFALVLAVVAFAALVIRLGYVQLMIGDEITKRAEDSWRRDIPFQAKRGEILDRNGTRLAYNISSPTIYAIPVQVKDKRETARLLSGPLGMSEDSLFKKLSTVASNVELKPGGRKMTLEKAQEIRGLNLPGIVVSEDNKRYYPFGNLAAHVLGFTGSYNQGLTGLELRYDERLTGLKGNVSSLADAAGRKMPQTSDKFVPPQDGLSLQLTIDQTVQSIVERELDQAMLQYQANSVIAIAMNPQTGEIYAMGSRPTFQPDHYQEVSAEVYNRNLPIWMTYEPGSTFKIITLAAALEEGKVDLEHEHFYDPGYIEVAGAKLRCWKKGGHGSQSFLEVVENSCNPGFVTLGNRLGKEKLFSYIYNFGFGKKTGIDLKGEENGIMFKPKQVGPVELATTAFGQGVSVTPIQQITAVSAAINGGKLYKPFVSKSWIQPETGMILEETKPELVRQVISPETSKKVREALEKVVAQGTGRNAFLDGYRVGGKTGTAQKVVNGKYSKDEHIVSFIGFAPADDPQLIVYVAVDNPQGIQFGGVVAAPIVHNIMADALPYLGVKPRTTQVEKEFKYGSGEPKVVTVPNLVGKTVSDLYEDMNSNFQLASSGSGSTVIRQAPAAGTRVDQGSVIRIYLGASD